The following coding sequences are from one Camarhynchus parvulus chromosome 1, STF_HiC, whole genome shotgun sequence window:
- the CLDN14 gene encoding claudin-14, protein MASWALELLGFSLSLLGFIGTLIATILPHWWRSAHVGTNILTAVTYVKGLWMECVRHSTGVYHCQPHRSQLALPADLRAARAMMVISCLLAVLAAAVAVVGMRCTRCAEGSPAKASMAGSGGVGFVVAGLLCLVPVSWSTNEVVVDFYNPTLPAGMKYEIGQALYLGFVSSALTILGGALLCTSCPANKAPFQACSRAPPSSRPPSASKGDHAPSLTSASHSGYRLSDYV, encoded by the coding sequence ATGGCCAGCTGGGCCTTGGAGCTGCTCGGcttctccctcagcctgctgggctTCATTGGGACGTTGATTGCCACCATCCTGCCGCACTGGTGGCGCTCGGCCCACGTGGGCACCAACATCCTGACGGCCGTGACCTACGTGAAGGGGCTGTGGATGGAGTGCGTGCGGCACAGCACCGGCGTCTaccactgccagccccaccgCTCGCAGCTGGCGCTGCCCGCCGACCTCCGCGCCGCCCGGGCCATGATGGtcatctcctgcctgctggcCGTGCTGGCGGCCGCCGTGGCCGTGGTGGGCATGAGGTGCACGCGCTGCGCCGAGGGCAGCCCCGCCAAGGCCTCCATGGCCGGCTCCGGCGGCGTCGGCTTCGTGGTGGccgggctgctctgcctggtgccGGTGTCGTGGAGCACCAACGAGGTGGTGGTGGATTTCTACAACCCCACGCTGCCCGCTGGGATGAAGTATGAGATAGGGCAGGCTCTTTATCTGGGCTTTGTCTCCTCGGCCTTGACCATCCTGGGTGGGGCCCTGCTGTGCACGTCGTGCCCTGCGAATAAGGCGCCGTTCCAGGCGTGTTCCAGAGCGCCTCCGTCCTCCAGGCCACCCAGTGCCTCCAAGGGCGACCACGCTCCTTCCCTGACATCTGCGTCCCACAGCGGCTACAGACTGAGCGACTACGTGTGA